CGATTCTCTGGCCTCAGAAATTTTACTTTCGTCCTGAGTTTTGCATAAAACTTTCCATGAACTAGCTGCTGAATAAACATGGCTCACGTAATTCAAGATTTTTATGGAAAACAAATGCACTTGCGGAATCTTTTAGATAATCTTCTACATCTTTCTATAATTTGCTCGCTAAGGGCAAGTCAAATCCTAACCTTAGTACACCCGCTGTCACAAAGTTCTAGTACTCCAGACATTCATTTGCCCACTTACCCATAAATTCAAACTGAATACTGTAAAAGCAAATAATGTAATCAACATCCTTATGCTTAAATGGAGGCAAGGTCCCATCTTTCTTGATTTGAAGCAATCTTCGAAGAACGATCTAAGCCGTACAAAAGGGAGATGATTCATTTCAAGACACAAGAAAAATGTATGCAACAACAGTATTTGCTCATTGCAAACTGCTCTAATTATTGCAATTACGGCTTTACAAGTTCAGTTTGCCAATCATTCCAAAGGGCATACTTTCTCAAATGCTTGCTGCTCTTTGCGACACAAATCAAATTCATTTGTATGGTAATACATGCAACCAACGTAAGCATCCATCTCTTTTGTGCACCTCTGGTGAAGATCTTTCATCCTGCAGCACCAAACATCTCCGAATTCAGAAAATGCAAGCAACTATTCTTTTGTGCATGTGTGTGGTTGTGACCTTGTGTGATGCAAAAAGTTATTGGATTCCTGTGCAAGCTTAATTTAAtagaaatattatataaaaaatttttagttCACAAATGTATAGTTGAttgcattacacatttccgagaatttaacccaaaatcgtttagaatagagaaagagaatccatatagccgaccccaaattcttgggataaaggttgagttgagttgagttgagatgTATAGTTGATTAACATGTGCATTTAGAATTTTAACTCATTACAACCCAACCAAAGTTCAATCTTAAATTGGTTGGAGTTGGCACATGATCACaaccataaatcatgtaaatttactGTAGACTACGAAGGAAACATAAAAGACaaccagaaaatggagaaggaaaaaacTTTGCAGTACAAATTGCTCAACAACTTCATATACAGGAACAGAATGACATTTGGAGTATCTACTCTCATGCAGAAATATTGTTCAACCAAACTACATATACAGGAAGAAGCATGCTGTTCGGAGTATCTGCTGTTCCACAGGATGGCCAGGATAAATGGCCAAGGTATTCAAGAATGATAATATACTAAACAAACACTAGGGATGAGAGAATTTCCCCCCACTCTTTATAAGAAAGTGTGGAGAAAATACAATTTGTAAGTAGTTTTAACCTGCTAGCATATGCATGGAGGTAACTTATGAAGAAAGAATGAAGTGTAATTCACAAGTCCCTAATTTTGCATTAAGTTCACATTGCATTGGAATTTGGAAGGGGCGCGTTATTGGGGAGGGTTAATGTGACATAGAAACTTATGTTACTGTGTGTGCAGTCGAAGGCCAATAAAAAATTCTGATGGACCCAAAAGAGAGGAATTCATCAATTGGATGTATTGCTTAAAACAGTGTGGATCATGGACTTCAAAAAGCTACAAATAAAAACTCTAGTTCTTATGACTTATTAAACATAGACTCTATCAAGTTGGCTTTAAATGTTAATTCAATTATCAGAATGTTAAGGTTTCTAAATCCTTAAGAAAATGAATAATTGATATGATTGCCTTGAGTAACTACGCTGAGGATCCCAAAATCAGCAACCCAAAAAGCTCATCAAATCCATACATTCAAAATTGTTGGTACTTGGCCATCAGGTTAAACATCATTTAAGGTCCAACGTCCAAGGATGTGAGTGTGAGGCGGCAGCTGAACCTTGTCActacataatatattatataattaatagtcCAGCAATAGTCTAGATTATGAGAGCATATTGTTTAGTGCTATCTTTCTCACAGCCACTACAACTAGATTAAAATGGATGTTAAATTCATTATGGCAGCATTTTTCCAATAGAGATGCTGCAAGCAAAAAGACTACATAGACATGACTTAACGATTTGATGATCTTAGGGAATGTCAAGTATGATTTTGCAAAACTAGGAATCTTTAAGTTATCAATGGTAAACACTTAAAACTCATGAATTCTATGGCTCAAATTTAAGATTTAACAACAATGTGTTTGCTCTACTGCAGTAATGATGACAATAAATTCAATGTATCAATAGATATATGATCATGTGTGaattttgatgttctaaggggAAAAAAAACTAATTTGAAAGAAACAATCAAATAGCTGCAATTTTAGCTCCAGGAACAATTATCAGCCAGCCAAATAGTCAATGTTAAATGAAGTGATCATTCTTATGTGATGTCTGTATAAATAAAAGCAACCTTGAAAAGCTGACACCTTTTTTAAGATAAGAATCAACTCATCAAATCAGAATCATGAACAAGACATTTATGTCTGAATGGGCAAATTGGAAAAAGAAAACCAAGAGATAAGAGAAAATGAATGTTAACTGTTAAGTCACCCCTAAAGCAGAAAAAATCTCAAGTGAACGAATCAAAGACCTGGTTTTACTTATTGGTCGGAATCGCACCACAGTTTCAGCAACTGAATAGAACCCAAAAagcagaaagaaaagaagaaaacttcACAATCTAACAAAAAGGATTTTCATTTGAGCTTGCAGTACAACACTTCTTGAGGCCAGCCAAACAGAAATGCACAAAAAAATCTATAAAACAATCGAAAAGTAATCATTCAATTCTTGAAATACTGAAATTTACTTTAGACACcatataattaaaatgtataacAATTAATAATGCAAAATGAGCTGCATAAtctgaaagaaaaaagaaaaggaaaaaatagCACAAAAATATTAGATTGCTTACAGGCCAAGGACGCAGCGAGTGACTTCCTGGCCTTTATCAAGGCATTTCTCCGGGTTCGCATCCTTCTTCTTGCACTTGAGAAAAGCCACATTTTCCTGTAAGCATCTCGTCGATATGTGCTTTGATGACGCCGTCAACACCGCCGATGTGGGGATCGGATTACCCGTAGCGTCCACCGCACTCGCCATCTCTAACCGATTCTAGAAACTCTAATGGAGGAAAAAACATAAATTTAATTGACTTCTCAACATTTCCCCATTTTATCAGTAAACAAACAGAAAAtataaaaggtttcaaaaataaaatcaaattgatagaaattttttctctttttttccttTCCTAGATTAACTGTACCTCCTCGTCGCTACTGAGAGACGGAGAAACAGCCTCTCGAGTGATGGAGAAGAGAAAGGAAACGAGATCGTTCAGGTGCTAGGAAATCAGGGAAAGGGAATGGACAATCCTAGTGTGCGCTAAGGGGTAGAGGAATAGGATAACACCTATTCAGGAGAATACGCCTAAACAAGGGCACTTatgtcatttcacatgataaaaaATTTGTCACCTTGGCTCGCTTCACTTCTTCTAGGGTTTTGGGTTCTCGTTGCTGTGATCTTTCTTACATTGCATTTCCTGGTCTATAGCGTACCTTTTTCTTGACTGTTTGGAAGAAGATTGGCAGTTGAGTTCAGTTTTTCTTTCTGAATCGATTCATTGATGATAATTTTCTCGCTTTCTCTGCTTTGTTTCCACTGGTTAAATTTATTCTCTTGCTGCTAAAATAACATTAGGTTTTGTTTTCAGATTCTGGCAGACTCGCAGAACTTGCAATTCGTTATTTCTTATTATGATTaggtacccttttttttttttgtgataatTAGGGCAATATGCAACTTTGAGTTTTGACCTTCATAATTGATTCTGGTTCGACCCATGAAAGTTGCTCAAAAGGTGCTCGATAAAATGACCAACTGAGATTCGTTGCTGTAGACGTGGTTTATATGATGTCAGGAATTGAAATTCCGTCTAGTCTAGCAAATTTATTGTCTTTACTATTTTGATATTTTCTTTCAAGATTTAAGACCTGTGCCGGTTGGCAAGGTTTTAGGTTAGAGATGAGAGCATCTGTGCCGGTTGGCAAAGTTTTAGGTTAGAGATGAGAGCATTTGTTATATATTGTCTACAATGGATTTGGATTATGCATATGCTTGTCTGTGATCTATTGTTTCTGActgtaagaaaaaaaaatgttttcttTCTTTGACACATGTGTTTATACTGTTTTGATGGCTATGTGTTGTGTCTGCAATTAGGAATGGGcgacaagaagaagaagacattCATGTTCATCCGGCTTGTTTCAGCTGCTGGGACTGGATTCTTCTATGTGAAGAGAAAGAGTTCTAAGAAAATTGCTGAGAAGCTCGAGTTTCGCAAGTATGACCCTAGGGTGAATCGCCATGTTCTGTTCACAGAGGCCAAAATGAAATGAGGTGGAAGCATATGTGATCGATCTTTGTTGTTATTACTTTATTTTGGATCAATATACTGCTTCTATGGACAATTTTGAAATTAAGTAGAGATGAATAAGAACTTGTTCATGCTGTTTGATGATTTAGCCCAGTCCAAAATTTTTAGTCATGCTCCTCTTAATGGGTGGCTTAATGGAGGGTAAGAATCACAACcttttttatctcttaaattttaattttcttgtaagTAGGGATAATGAAGGAGAGTAATTTTTCTTGTAATAAGCGATAACGAAGGAGAAGTGAGAGTTATGattatttaatttcttacatCACTTAAATTTAGTCTTTCTTTGCCTCTATTcaagcataaaaaatatttattatctcTCTTTATCCTTTTCTCACCTTATCTTTTCTTACCCTTCACCCGTTCCCTCACTCCATTTGAATAGTGCCTCTAAAAAGACCGACCAAGCCACTCTTAATTGACCACTTTTTTTCATTAATTGTTAGCAGCTTAGCGTGATCCATATTGCACTGATGTGGTTCTTGAATATCATGGAATGATTCCTGTGAGTTTCTATATTATCAATCTTGGGATTTCTTGAATCTCAGCCTTAAAATTTCTTTGTCGAGAGAAAAAAGTTTCATATTCTTTCTAAATATTAAAAGGAAAAAATGTCCCAAATCATTTGGACACATTGCATTGTCCCTAACCTGAAGTGGAGACTTTTTGGACGTGGTTGCGAATGGGTTTTTATTTTGTATTGTGATAATGGGCATGTAGATCTTTGCATTTTTTGACTTGGAGGTTCCTGTGTTACATACTTGCAGTTATGGATCCGTGCATCCATAACAGTCCCCTCTCCATTGATGACATGTAGCTAGCTGATGCTCTTGTGCAAATTCCTGCATCTGGCCACAAAATATTGGAACGCCAACAATGATGGTGAAGTGCTTGTTCCAGAATCTAATGTCACAGATGAAGAGGATGCTGCATTTTTCACGTTTGCCAGGTTTCATTTTCTGCATGCGTGAATCATGATAGTTAGTTTCTGGTTGATGGGTATTAATGCTGATGCAGTACTAGAATAGACATCAAAATTTTCCTGTAAGCTGCATATGTATCCACACAACAGAAAGGACATGATCGCGAATTGAGCAACTTGTCAAGAAACGTACATTGAAATTTCTGCTTTCCCCAGCCGGCTGGTTCGCATCCCCACCCTCTCCCCCAAACTTTCACAAATTATTGAGAGCACTAAGAATATTCGTGCATatcattttcataaatttaagactTTAGCTCCACTTGTTTAgtagaaataattttttaaaaaataatttttttatattttttaacatttaagacgtttaaaaaaattaaatcaatgaaaaatattttactaataaaagaaaaagtaaaattattttttattttttataatttaataattttataaaaatatttatgcaTACAtggtaaattattaatttaatattataactaaataataaaaatattttcatgatattttacatgaaaaatatttttcatatataatttattttttatgaaataaataaaactaaaatatttttctataaattttttatatattttttaatgtttagaatacttagaaaaattatttttaaaaaaataatttttttattcaaaagaTAAAGTTATTTTCtaaactttaataattttattaaaatataaaaataaattatacataaataatataaacatataaaatattttcatatttttataaaaaaaataatttatataaattatcttCTGTGATGCTATATTtgtttaatgaaaaatattttatacatTTTCTAATGTTTGGACACTTAAAAAAAACAaactaatagaaaatatttttttattaaagaaaaaattaaattattttcaatgaaaataaatttttttaaataaaaaattaaattatttttaatgaaaataatttttttaattattttttattttttaaattttaataattttatcaaaatgtgaaaatattatatatatatatatcattaatttaatattataattaaataaaaaaaatatttttataaaatataatttttattttttatatataaattattttttataaaataaacaaagccttaacttttattattattattattattattattgttttttaTAAATATTGGGTAAATGATCCGAATGCACCTCGCAAGTTGCCTAGCTCTGCAGTGATCGTTCACCTAACAACCATGCTTATCATAATTACTTATTTTCCACACGAAAAGTATTTTTCTCTCTATTTTATTTTtgcatttaatttttatttaagttaAATAGTCAACCTCACAAATTTAGAGGTGATTTCAACActaccaaattaaaatttattgatctcttttatttttctttcttaaaCATAAGATgagaaaattaaaaaacaaataaataactaCCATTACTAATCAATTCATTTATCGGGATATGTCCCATTTCGATAGTTAATTAGGGTAAATATTAAGGAAATTATCGGATAACattatttttagaaaaaaataatattaataatttactataatatttatataatattattgaaatataaaaaattattaaaaaaagataaatatattgagaataataataaataatgataagttaaaaaaattagttttcttttattttttaaaaatagtaaataaaaattaatttattttaaaaaaaaaattttaatctcTCAAATTCACTCTCTCCTCCTTCTCTTTCTCTCCTTCCTCTCCTTTCACAAACCCGAACGCCACATAACGCAAACCAGAGTAGAAACCATTGTTATAGCTGTGCATCTAGTGGTGAAAATAGGCATAAACAATTAAAAGCTGTCCAGCTTAGTGATTGCCACACTGTTGACAATGAACTTGAAAGAACCATGCTATTTATGACCATCCTGATGACCCTGCAACAATTACTTTTGGACAAGTGAAAGAAAAATTTAAGGTCACTTGAACTTTTGGAGTTGGTCACTTGAAAAAGAAAAAGCTAAATGATGCTTTGATGGGTATTCTTCCAGTTCGTAATCTCATAAGCCCTCCCTATATTTCTACCCAACCATCAATGAATGTGCATAAAATATCAAAATCTGATCACTTTATCATAGTTGAGAGTGAtggattattttatttcttcagcAATGATGAGGCAGTAAATCTTGTCCATTCTTATATCTTGCGCAACCCCGCTGGTGATCCCGCAAAATTTCTGTTAGAAAAGCTTGTGGCAAGAGCAACAGATTGTGCAGGTTTCAATATGGAAGAATTGACGATCGTACCAGCAGGCAGGAGGAGGAAACTGTAATTCAAAGGCATCAATGTACGTGTAAGTTATTATACAACTGTTTTCTGTCTTCATAAGGTAGCTATTATCAACAGTCACCATATCTGATGTCGGGCACATGATATGTATTGTATGTCTACGATACGATTTGCAGTTTCACCGTTGCTATCCTCTCTTGGCATTGGGTTGCATGGACAAAGAGCTGCTTGTCATGTTAAATAAGAcaacaattatttttaattaaataattaaataccaCACGATAAATATTAattgtgttaaaaaaaaaaaaaaagtacgaAACCACGGCTACTATCTTATTACAAACTTGACTTCAGAATTTACTTAAAAACGGGCGTGTAATTTTTTTTGGGTAATTTTACAATTAAtccttaaattttattaatttttcatttcagtcCCTTGACTTTCAtttgttattaaaaaatttttaaactttaattttattttcacaaAAATCTTTCTATCATGCTATagttctaaattaaaaaaaaaaaattaattacctCTTTACCTCATTTTCTTTCACTCAAAAAAATCAGCCATTTAAACTAAAAAGTGCCGAAAGATTTACCTCCACAAAAAAGTGCTGAAATTTTATTTATAGATGTTTGTagcttatataaattttttaatatagaaATATGCTATTTCAAGTCAAAgagatttattgtgaaataaaattaaaatttaaggattttaataataaattaaagttaagagaaaaaaaatagaaaacaagATATTTATCGAGGGGTAatcatctaatttttttttataactacCCATTATTTatttaagcttttttttttttaatatgtagtAAGGGGAGAGGAAAGAAAATAGATGATGAAAAATATagtgaaattattatttttctttgattcAAAATGGAAGGAAATTAACCAGGGAAAGAAAAATAGTATTTATTTTTCACTTGTTATTCTCTCTAATTTGaagagaaaataaattaattaagaaaaaaaagtaTACTTCATTGAAGAAAATTATCTATATATACAGTTAtttactcattttaatttttaaataatttataaaattaggaataaaataattaatttaaaaaaaattatattattttctatcttctcttattttttttcaaataagaaaaataattatttttcccttcttctcattattttttttcattctcAAATaagaataaagaaaataaatatatatatatatatatatatatttttttccatATTGAAGAATACCCCGCATTTTCCattgaaagaaaaaatatattattataaaatttttcgtatttaaattaattataacataaatttaagacattatataattttttttgtttaaaaataaaatatgtacaCAAATTACTTAGATACTAAAtatgatattttaataaaatcataataaatttattaagatCTTTTATTTAATATAAGTACTACACACGTGCTCGCCCACTTACACGGACCATAACTCAGGTACATACATCGGCTTACTCCTTACGAGGTTTTTTTTCTTCTATTTGAACGTAAAATACACGGACATaacaaaatattatataattaaatatataaattttaaatatttatattaaattcatGGACCGCTATTCTCTCCATCCATTTGTGATTTCTGACGACGTGGTCCAATGGGAGTTAACCAGACCAGCTACTCTGGCTCTGTCTTGAAACACTTTGTTCTGCTTCTTGCCATAGCTAAGACTATAAATATGAAAGCCAGAGTTAAAATGTTCCACCTTGGTCCCGCTCCTAAAACCCCTCTCGACATCTTCTTTGTTGGCCACCACAAGCTGATTTTAATACTGAATCACCTCCTCAATAGTGGTGCATTCGGACCCATAATCACAATCTCCATTGTGTTTTTGTTTCTgggttcttcttcctcttctttttatCTCTATTCACAATTTCGAACTGTTTTTGAACTCTTTTTGTTGCTTGCTTGCTTCTGTTGGTTCTCTATCTGTGATGGCTCTCTCTGCGTGTTCATTTCCTGCTCATATAGATAAGGCCACAATCTCAGATCTTCAAAAGTACGGTTATGTCCCTTCTCGTTCCTTATGGAGAACAGATCTGTTGGCCCAGTCTCTTCGCAGACTCAATCAGGTTTAATATGTTTAAATGCTCTTTACGTGATAATACCCATGTTGCAGAATTGAGTTAAACAGTGCTGGCTCTTGTTCATGTTGTCAAAATTTCTGTTATTTTAATCGTGTTTAACGGGTGTGGAAGAGCCCaccaagatttttttttaattaattatttttatatttttcttcttctttgtttTTTCCTCCTTTGGTTTCTGTATGAAATTTCAGTTATTTTTTTCAagcgggaaaaaaaaaaagaaccattGAAAGAAACGGCTGTTTTGTTCTGTTTAGGCAAAGAGCAAGAAAGGGCCGGGTGGGATTTGTGCATCACTGTCAGAGAGAGGAGAATATCACTCTCAGAGACCACCAACACCTCTCTTGGATACCACAAACTATCCAATTCATATGAAAAATCTATCAATCAAGGTATATAACTAAGACCATATTCAAGAACGAACAAAAAAAGACTTCTTATATCATCATACAGAATTTGTATATGAATATTTATCAATACAGGAACTAAAGCAACTAGCAGACGAGCTGCGGTCCGATGTTATTTTCAATGTTTCTAGAACTGGGGGTCACTTAGGATCAAGCCTTGGTGTTGTTGAGCTCACTGTGGCTCTTCACTATGTTTTCAGTGCTCCTCGAGACAAGATACTGTGGGATGTTGGCCATCAGGTATCTGCTCTAAATCTTATTTGGTTTATTTCTCCTTTTTGTCATTGCTAATGAATGGAAATTTATTACTGTAGTCATAGTACTATGATAAACTGTTCAGAATTTGAATCTTCCACTACTGGTTTGCAGTCCTACCCTCACAAAATCCTGACTGGGAGAAGAGAAAAGATGTACACAATCAGACAGACAAATGGACTTTCTGGTTTCACGAAGCGATCAGAGAGTGAATATGATTGCTTTGGGACTGGTCATAGCTCTACCACTATTTCTGCAGGCTTGGGTAATACTCCAAACATCATGAAATTCTAACTATTTTTTCCACAAAAAAGAAGAAATTGGACTATTTTCAGAGCTCAAAGCCTGCTATGCATTTTATTCTTGGAGACTATGGAGTGtttatcaactcaactcaactaactgTTATTCCCAAACTATTTGATTGGTTATAGAAAAACTAGCTATTTTAATAATTCCTTGTGTGGATTGTTTTTGTGATAAAGTTATGTAATtattcaaaatgacctaaaagtgGATTGCTAATGTAATTTTCTATTTGGTTAGCTTATATTAGCTTCCCTATGTTGGCAGACTAGTACAGCTACCTATCATTTAATAAGACATAATATTTGGTAGGGGCCTTTGATCCATACTTATTCTAATTGATaaccataatttttattttcaactgAAATGAAAGAATCGAGCTTGCATGCTACTGGTCTAGTAGTTGACCGGTGGGGAATCCACCTTATTGAAGGAAGTTAGGGGTTCAAACCTTAACAATCTTCTCCCCTTTCCCTTTTTAGGTCCAATATATCTTTCAGGGTATAAACTTTGGGTGCTTTTGGTGGACAGGGATGGCAGTTGGGAGAGatttaaaaggaaaaaagaacAACGTAGTTGCTGTTATAGGTGATGGTGCCATGACAGCAGGACAAGCTTATGAAGCTATGAACAATGCAGGGTATCTTGACTCTGATATGATTGTTATTCTTAATGACAACAAACAAGTTTCTTTACCGACTGCTACTCTTGATGGACCCATACCACCAGTGGGAGCTTTGAGCAGTGCTCTTAGTAGGTTGCAATCAAATAGGCCTCTCAGGGAACTAAGAGAGGTTGCTAAGGTAAATATACAAAGGAGACAGAGGGTTTTATTTGATAAACTACCTAAATCTGGAAACTGATATTGTTGTAACTGAAATTATTGCAGGGTGTTACAAAGCAGATTGGTGGACCCATGCATGAATGGGCAGCAAAGGTTGATGAATATGCTCGTGGGATGATCAGTGGTTCTGGATCAACCCTCTTTGAAGAGCTTGGATTATATTATATTGGTCCTGTTGATGGCCACAACATAGATGATCTTATAGCTATTCTCAAAGAGGttaagagtactaaaacaactggTCCAGTCTTGATCCACGTTGTCACTGAGAAAGGTCGGGGATATCCATATGCTGAGAAAGCTGCAGATAAGTACCACGGTAATTAGAACTGATAACATTTGTAGAGAAAATAAAAAGCATGCAAAATTTGAGTGGCTATATTGTGATTAtgtttattttgaaaaaaaaaataataatattggcTAGCCACTAGTGCCTTGGAAAAAAATTATGTCGTGGATTTATAGAAATTTCATCTGAACTTTTATTATTAGAAAGAAGTAACTGGTTTTCATTTTGCAGGTGTGACCAAGTTTGATCCTGCAACTGGAAAGCAATTCAAGGCCAGTGCTAGCACACAGTCTTATACAACATACTTTGCAGAGGCTTTGATTGCAGAAGCAGAAGCAGACAAGGATATTGTTGCAATTCATGCTGCAATGGGAGGTGGAACAGGCTTAAATCACTTCCTTCGCCATTTCCCAACAAGATGCTTTGATGTTGGAATAGCAGAACAGCATGCAGTTACATTTGCTGCAGGATTAGCCTGTGAAGGCATTAAACCTTTTTGTGCAATCTACTCATCTTTCATGCAGAGGGCTTATGACCAGGCAAGTCAATAAATATTCTTACTTTTTGTTCATTTGCTTCAATACCATTCCTAATCATAAAAGGTATTAAATTAGTATATTGGGTCAGTCGTCTACTTAAGTTCTATTAATAGCATTTTCTGCATGAATACCACAGGTAGTACATGATGTGGATTTGCAGAAACTGCCTGTAAGATTTGCAATGGACAGAGCTGGGCTGGTTGGAGCAGATGGTCCCACACATTGTGGAGCATTTGATGTCACTTTTATGGCATGCCTCCCTAACATGGTGGTGATGGCTCCTTCTGATGAGGCAGAACTTTTTCACATGGTTGCCACTGCTGCTGTCATAGATGATCGTCCTAGCTGTTTCCGATACCCAAGAGGTAATGGTGTTGGTGTTCAGCTGCCACCAGGAAACAAAGGCATTCCTCTTAAGGTAAGTCCAACCAAGTCTTTATTATTTGTCATTCTAGTGGAGGAAAATTTCAAAACCAATTAACAATTTAACTTTAATAAATTTCTCATAGGTTGGAAAAGGCAGGATATTGATTGAAGGGGAAAGAGTGGCACTCTTGGGTTATGGGACGGCAGTTCAGAGATGTTTGGCTGCTGCCTCTTTAGTGGAACCCCACGGCTTTCGTGTAACAGTAGCTGATGCTAGATTCTGTAAACCTTTAGATCACGCCCTCATTCGAAGCCTAGCAAAATCACATGAAGTTTTGATAACGGTTGAAGAAGGATCAATTGGGGGCTTTGGATCTCATGTTGCCCATTTTCTGGCCCTTGATGGTCTTCTTGATGGCAAACTGAAGGTACTGATCTAAATGACTTTTCCACATACCATTTAAGCAATTGGTTATTATCATGGCATTGAAATTGAAACTCCAAATAACTAAATCCCTTAAAATTTACTTAACAGTTTTTGTTTGTTGAATGCCATTTTCAAGTTCAACAGTAAGCATTTTACTTATGAATACATAAATATTTTTCTTATAATGATTCTCTCTAAatttatttgttttaaatttCAAACTGCATATGTATTTCTACTTACTGTTTGGTAAAAA
The Hevea brasiliensis isolate MT/VB/25A 57/8 chromosome 15, ASM3005281v1, whole genome shotgun sequence genome window above contains:
- the LOC110670921 gene encoding NADH dehydrogenase [ubiquinone] 1 alpha subcomplex subunit 8-B, which codes for MASAVDATGNPIPTSAVLTASSKHISTRCLQENVAFLKCKKKDANPEKCLDKGQEVTRCVLGLMKDLHQRCTKEMDAYVGCMYYHTNEFDLCRKEQQAFEKVCPLE
- the LOC110670923 gene encoding uncharacterized protein LOC110670923, giving the protein MGDKKKKTFMFIRLVSAAGTGFFYVKRKSSKKIAEKLEFRKYDPRVNRHVLFTEAKMK
- the LOC110670942 gene encoding probable 1-deoxy-D-xylulose-5-phosphate synthase, chloroplastic, which gives rise to MALSACSFPAHIDKATISDLQKYGYVPSRSLWRTDLLAQSLRRLNQAKSKKGPGGICASLSERGEYHSQRPPTPLLDTTNYPIHMKNLSIKELKQLADELRSDVIFNVSRTGGHLGSSLGVVELTVALHYVFSAPRDKILWDVGHQSYPHKILTGRREKMYTIRQTNGLSGFTKRSESEYDCFGTGHSSTTISAGLGMAVGRDLKGKKNNVVAVIGDGAMTAGQAYEAMNNAGYLDSDMIVILNDNKQVSLPTATLDGPIPPVGALSSALSRLQSNRPLRELREVAKGVTKQIGGPMHEWAAKVDEYARGMISGSGSTLFEELGLYYIGPVDGHNIDDLIAILKEVKSTKTTGPVLIHVVTEKGRGYPYAEKAADKYHGVTKFDPATGKQFKASASTQSYTTYFAEALIAEAEADKDIVAIHAAMGGGTGLNHFLRHFPTRCFDVGIAEQHAVTFAAGLACEGIKPFCAIYSSFMQRAYDQAIHDVDLQKLPVRFAMDRAGLVGADGPTHCGAFDVTFMACLPNMVVMAPSDEAELFHMVATAAVIDDRPSCFRYPRGNGVGVQLPPGNKGIPLKVGKGRILIEGERVALLGYGTAVQRCLAAASLVEPHGFRVTVADARFCKPLDHALIRSLAKSHEVLITVEEGSIGGFGSHVAHFLALDGLLDGKLKWRPLVLPDRYIDHGSPADQLVQAGLTPSHIAAALFNILGNKREALQILSS